In the genome of Arabidopsis thaliana chromosome 4, partial sequence, the window agaaaaaatattcatagTCACGGCCTCACGGGTCTCTCTATTATATAAGAACTCCTTgagacttaaaaaaaatctcacatTCCCTCTCTCTAATCAAAAAGCTAAAAGCAATGGCCACTGCGATGTCTTACTCTTCTCAAAACCATCGATTCGAGCACCAAACCCTAATCCACCGTAACCCTAAGCCTCGTCTTTGCCGCAACTCTTCAACAGCTCCTCGCCGACGCAAGCAAAGCCCTACGGTTGTTAAATCTCCGGCGGCGAATCCAAATCTTGTAATGGAACAAGTCAAGATCCTCAAACGCGGTGAGACATTGAGCGCGTTTAATAAGAACAAGGAAAACATTAGCTCCGACGATACAAGACGACCTGTTTTGAAGATGATAAAAGATGTTGATCTGATTGTATCGGCTACTAATAGAATTGGACCTGAACCAGAGATTTTGATGAAACAGATCGGAGCTTTGGGATTGCAGAGCTTCGCCGGAGCTAATTGCTCTCTTTCGCCGCCTCCAAGCTGTGTTCCAATTCCATGTTTCTTAGGGACGAAGAACAATCTCCTTGTTTAGATCATCTGATTtggggaaaacaaaaaccctaaaatcgaAACCGTCTTTTGATGGTCTCGTAAGAGCAGATGTGTGAAGAAATCCTGAgatagagagtaaacaaa includes:
- a CDS encoding uncharacterized protein (unknown protein; FUNCTIONS IN: molecular_function unknown; INVOLVED IN: biological_process unknown; LOCATED IN: chloroplast; Has 30 Blast hits to 30 proteins in 6 species: Archae - 0; Bacteria - 0; Metazoa - 0; Fungi - 0; Plants - 30; Viruses - 0; Other Eukaryotes - 0 (source: NCBI BLink).), with amino-acid sequence MATAMSYSSQNHRFEHQTLIHRNPKPRLCRNSSTAPRRRKQSPTVVKSPAANPNLVMEQVKILKRGETLSAFNKNKENISSDDTRRPVLKMIKDVDLIVSATNRIGPEPEILMKQIGALGLQSFAGANCSLSPPPSCVPIPCFLGTKNNLLV